A window of Deltaproteobacteria bacterium genomic DNA:
AACCCGCGGATACCAGACTGAGAATCCGTTCGGAACTCCCTTTGCGGCAGGAATTCCTGACTTGCTCCAAATGGTTGCTCTTGAGTCGAAACAGGGTTGCGCCTGCATTGGCGATCTGTTCGATTTCCGCCAGATCCAAGTTCAACAACCGTTTCAGAGTGTCTTTGTTTAAACCGAAAGCGGTTTGGACATAACTTTGGTTTTTGGAGTCGGCTCCTATCTCCTTGACCATCGCCAGGTAGGCCAGATTAAGACACTTTATGGTTTTCCTCCAGTCTTCCACCAACCAAACCTCCTTTCCGCGCTAACTGCGTTCCTTGCAGACGTCCAAATCCGCTTCCCTTCGGACGAAGTTTTTAAGAGATCGATAAATTGCCAGCACCTTTCTGCCGTAAGCCCGGGCCCGCCATTCTGTCCAGGAGTGATACCGGCCCACCCCTAACTCAAGGTCTGATGTAGAGGCCAAAGCCTCCGCCAATATCGCACTGGCCACCTTCAGGTTGGTCGCCGGATCCAATAAATCTTCCGGACGCTGCACCTTGTCTTTATGATGATGGTAATTAACCTGCCCCAGGCCAATGTCCACATTGTCCGTCTGCACGTGGTCCAGAACGAATTTCGCCTCGCGCTTCGAGGCTGCATAGATTGAAATGCCCGCCTCGTTAAAATGCAGGGCGTAAGGGTGAGGCCTGACTTTACTCTCCCCGTGTCTGCGGTTGCTTTCCAACAAGGCGACGCTGTAGAGCAACAGCGGATCAACGCCATGTTCACAGGCTGCCTGGTTCCACATCCTGCCGGGAAATTCGTGCTGCAACTGACACGTCTCCACCGTCGGAAGCGTCGCTTTTGAGGGGACATCCATGTTCATGGCTCCGAGGTTCAGTAATAATGCGGTGAATAAAGCTTCTAACATTCCACTCCTCGTTTATGCAGTATCAAACTTGGCAGCATACCACTCCTGAACGATTTCTTGAAAATCCAGTTCCTTGAGATTCTTGGTAGCCATCAAATGCAACTCTTCGACTGGACAAAAGATTCTTTCCCGGCCAGACGGCAACAGACGCCGGGAAAATCCGAACCGAGAGAAAAAGGCCTGAGCCTGCTCCTTGTCGCGGGGCTTAAAATCCCCGAAGACTTCCTCGAACTGAATGGTCTTGCCGGCTTGCCTGAGAAAATCTATCAACCGGTTAAGCATCCAGGTACCCAAATGTTTGTCTTGCTTGGTCGTGATGATGTCCTCAATGAAAACCGAGATGCGGTTATTATGAAAATCGCACTTGAAACTGCCACACAAACTGGCTGTGTGTCTGAGGCCGCGGGAAAGGGTTTTCCCGGCCAGCGTGTACCGCGGATACAAACCGTTATCCAACCGCTCCTGAAACATCCAAACATCGCCGTCCTGATCGTGGAGTACGTAGCAATACTTGTACAAGGGGAAAAAGGCCGTTACTGTAATTTCTGAGGAATACATGATTATTTCTTTCTATCCTTGAGGGTTCCCGGACAGGTAGCTTTGAATCACCGTTCGGGCCTCCTCAAATCCCCGGCAGCAAACCGCCAGGTAGCCTTGCTCGCCCAGTTCTGCCAACCAGGCCCGCTGCTCCGGGGTTAATTTCCCGCCTCGGGGCCGTTTTAACTCAATGAACAGACCGCCGTAGCCCGCTTTCCGGACCGGCAGGAAGACATCGGGGAAGCCCCTGACCATCCCCAAGGTCTTCGCCTTCCTCGCCTGGCCGGGGAACAGGCGCACTCCCGATAGGGAAGCGTTGAGCAACCGCAACTCGGGATACCTGCCCTGCGCCAGCCGCGCCCAGGCGAACAGGGCCGCCTGTTCCCCGGATTCGGAACTGAGCCGATCAGACAGTCTGCAACCTGAATTTTTTGGGAACATCAATCCAATACTCTCCGGCAATGCGATAGCGGCTGGGAATTTCTATCAACCCTTTGGCCCTGGTCATGGCCACATAGAGCAGATTGATTTCTTCTTTTAAGAGATTGTCAAACAACCTGGCAAAAACCTGCCGCAGCTTGTCGCAGGGGATCACCAGACAATCCGCGTCGGGGTCCCAAAACTGACGAGACAGTTCGGGCTGGTCCTTCAAAAATTGCTCCAAGATGTCCCTGGGACACCGAAAATCGTCCGCCATGACCACTTGGTCAAACTCCAAACCCTTGGTGCTGTGCGCCGTCCCCAGATAGCTGTCACCGCCGTTCTGATAGTTGCGCAAGGTTTTCTCAT
This region includes:
- a CDS encoding flagellar transcriptional regulator FlhD, giving the protein MEDWRKTIKCLNLAYLAMVKEIGADSKNQSYVQTAFGLNKDTLKRLLNLDLAEIEQIANAGATLFRLKSNHLEQVRNSCRKGSSERILSLVSAGLLTDNEDVEAKGDSR
- a CDS encoding lytic transglycosylase domain-containing protein is translated as MQHEFPGRMWNQAACEHGVDPLLLYSVALLESNRRHGESKVRPHPYALHFNEAGISIYAASKREAKFVLDHVQTDNVDIGLGQVNYHHHKDKVQRPEDLLDPATNLKVASAILAEALASTSDLELGVGRYHSWTEWRARAYGRKVLAIYRSLKNFVRREADLDVCKERS
- a CDS encoding VRR-NUC domain-containing protein, with product MFPKNSGCRLSDRLSSESGEQAALFAWARLAQGRYPELRLLNASLSGVRLFPGQARKAKTLGMVRGFPDVFLPVRKAGYGGLFIELKRPRGGKLTPEQRAWLAELGEQGYLAVCCRGFEEARTVIQSYLSGNPQG